A window of Oncorhynchus keta strain PuntledgeMale-10-30-2019 chromosome 27, Oket_V2, whole genome shotgun sequence contains these coding sequences:
- the LOC127912626 gene encoding uncharacterized protein LOC127912626: protein MPNACVFEGGDGMVSFNKVNLQVTGEQVNVQVTGEQVNVQVTGEQVNVQVTVRQVNVQVTGEQVNVQVTGEQVNVQVTGEQVNVQVTGEQVNVQVTGEQVNVQVTGEQVNVQVTGEQVNVQVTGEQVNVQVTVRQVNVQVTGEQVNVQVTGEQVNVQVTGEQVNVQVTGEQVNVQVTGEQVNVQVTGEQVNVQVTGEQVNVQVTGEQVNVQVTVRQVNVQVTGEQVNVQVTGEQVNVQVTVRQVNVQVTGEQVNVQVTGEQVNVQVTGEQVNVQVTGEQVNVQVTGEQNRFNSSSLSFR from the exons ATGCCCAATGCCTGTGTatttgagggaggagatgggatggTTAGCTTCAACAAA GTGAACCTACAAGTGACTGGGGAACAGGTGAACgtacaggtgactggggaacaggtgaacgtacaggtgactggggaacaggtgAACGTACAGGTGACTGTTAGACAGGTGAACgtacaggtgactggggaacaggtgaacgtacaggtgactggggaacaggtgAACGTACAG gtgactggggaacaggtgaacgtacaggtgactggggaacaggtgaacgtacaggtgactggggaacaggtgaacgtacaggtgactggggaacaggtgaacgtacaggtgactggggaacaggtgaacgtacaggtgactggggaacaggtgAACGTACAGGTGACTGTTAGACAGGTGAACGTACAG gtgactggggaacaggtgaacgtacaggtgactggggaacaggtgaacgtacaggtgactggggaacaggtgaacgtacaggtgactggggaacaggtgaacgtacaggtgactggggaacaggtgaacgtacaggtgactggggaacaggtgaacgtacaggtgactggggaacaggtgaacgtacaggtgactggggaacaggtgAACGTACAGGTGACTGTTAGACAGGTGAACgtacaggtgactggggaacaggtgaacgtacaggtgactggggaacaggtgaacgtacag GTGACTGTTAGACAGGTGAACgtacaggtgactggggaacaggtgaacgtacaggtgactggggaacaggtgaacgtacaggtgactggggaacaggtgaacgtacag gtgactggggaacaggtgaacgtacaggtgactggggaacagaacAGATTCAACTCAAGCAGCTTGTCTTTCAGGTAG